A window of Nitrosopumilus sp. b3 contains these coding sequences:
- a CDS encoding winged helix-turn-helix transcriptional regulator: protein MLESPQIQILEFIINNPSSHLRKIKNNLGFSMGTVQYHLNVLEKEGKIKSVKTKFYKNYYHIDESSDKVLSVFNLESPRSIILCLLQYEPSTHQDIAKRVGLSSSTVSWHMKRLLELNIVESEYSGKYTLYHLTSRENVLENLRKCKSTTWNSIINNMVDVFSAFEQE from the coding sequence ATGCTAGAATCTCCACAGATACAGATCTTAGAGTTCATAATTAACAATCCTAGTTCCCACCTAAGAAAAATTAAGAATAATCTAGGATTCTCAATGGGCACAGTTCAATACCATCTTAATGTTCTTGAAAAAGAAGGGAAAATCAAATCAGTCAAAACAAAGTTTTACAAAAATTATTACCACATTGACGAATCAAGCGATAAAGTACTTTCCGTATTTAATTTAGAATCTCCACGAAGTATCATTTTATGTTTACTTCAATATGAGCCTTCTACGCATCAAGACATAGCAAAAAGAGTTGGATTGTCATCTTCGACTGTTAGTTGGCACATGAAAAGATTATTGGAATTAAACATTGTAGAGTCAGAGTATTCTGGAAAATATACCCTATACCATCTCACCAGCAGAGAAAACGTACTAGAAAATCTTAGGAAATGCAAATCAACCACATGGAACTCTATTATTAACAACATGGTAGATGTCTTTTCAGCATTTGAACAGGAATAA
- a CDS encoding thrombospondin type 3 repeat-containing protein, giving the protein MAVRRFFVIPIAIVISLSFTFYLLNSDGMSDANLFGFDMDKDGVPDSFDNCPRNTNFDQTDFDSDKLGDECDIDDDNDGISDSLDQFDTDPEDWADFDFDGIGSFKDTDDDNDGILDVVDSSPLPISESLATKYLHDIRVCADMDSGTSRLVCYSAFFGKIAENEENNSHALELSIVLSKIGTIDDCHFVSHEVGHVAYAENPNVIDNLIGMDGTMCRGGYFHGVLAAYFHEVQENNKKLPTDYKSICDELIGSSNYQDCVHGLGHGLVHFFGEDLTSSLDMCHEMSFYQDRLCVKGVMMQYTDNVLTRQGITQNTLSTLCDESKLSSVDFMECSMSVGTTLSFFTNHDVDGGTEFCKLIPHEQSQNYCLEGLNLEIQDSEKYETDPLTLDEREKFQPQFVKGTSNVIDIQSPALVTDFHFIPEAGFISFVIDRPQYVVMYIPNEYVTSKMVVTVGGEIPDELDAKRNVLGEDISMIRFVSDNSGLVMITPLP; this is encoded by the coding sequence TTGGCAGTTCGTAGATTCTTCGTCATTCCTATTGCCATCGTAATTAGTCTGTCCTTTACTTTCTACTTGTTAAATTCTGATGGTATGTCTGATGCAAATCTGTTTGGCTTTGATATGGACAAAGACGGAGTGCCTGATTCTTTTGATAACTGTCCAAGAAATACCAATTTTGACCAGACAGACTTTGATTCCGACAAATTGGGAGATGAATGTGATATTGATGATGATAATGACGGGATTTCTGATTCACTTGATCAGTTTGACACAGATCCTGAAGACTGGGCAGACTTTGACTTTGATGGGATAGGCTCATTCAAAGACACCGATGATGATAATGACGGGATTTTAGATGTGGTAGACTCTAGTCCTTTACCTATTTCAGAAAGCTTGGCAACAAAATACCTTCATGACATACGTGTATGTGCTGACATGGATAGCGGAACATCGCGTCTTGTGTGCTATTCTGCGTTTTTTGGCAAGATTGCAGAAAACGAGGAAAATAATTCTCATGCACTGGAACTTTCAATTGTGTTATCTAAGATTGGAACAATTGATGACTGTCACTTTGTTTCTCATGAAGTAGGGCATGTTGCATACGCTGAGAATCCAAATGTAATTGACAATCTAATTGGAATGGATGGGACAATGTGTAGGGGTGGATATTTTCATGGTGTTTTAGCTGCATATTTTCATGAAGTTCAAGAAAACAACAAAAAACTTCCGACAGACTACAAATCAATATGTGATGAACTGATAGGTTCTTCAAACTATCAAGACTGTGTGCATGGATTGGGACACGGTTTAGTGCATTTTTTTGGTGAAGATCTCACCTCTTCTTTGGATATGTGTCATGAAATGTCCTTTTATCAGGACAGGCTGTGTGTCAAAGGTGTGATGATGCAGTATACTGATAATGTTCTGACCAGACAAGGAATTACTCAAAATACGCTTTCAACTTTGTGTGATGAATCAAAATTGAGCTCTGTTGATTTTATGGAATGCAGCATGTCCGTTGGAACCACTCTTTCATTTTTTACCAATCATGATGTGGATGGAGGTACGGAATTTTGCAAATTAATCCCACATGAACAATCTCAAAATTATTGTCTTGAAGGGTTGAATCTGGAGATTCAAGATTCAGAAAAATATGAAACAGATCCTTTGACACTAGATGAAAGAGAAAAATTCCAACCACAATTTGTAAAAGGAACATCCAACGTAATTGACATTCAAAGTCCTGCATTAGTAACTGATTTTCACTTTATCCCTGAGGCAGGATTCATCTCATTTGTAATTGACCGGCCACAATATGTGGTAATGTATATTCCAAATGAGTATGTGACTTCAAAAATGGTAGTGACAGTTGGGGGAGAGATTCCTGATGAGCTAGATGCAAAGAGAAATGTTTTGGGAGAAGATATTTCCATGATAAGATTTGTCTCTGATAATTCGGGATTGGTAATGATTACTCCACTACCATGA
- a CDS encoding high frequency lysogenization protein HflD, protein MGLGLAVGMQHAFEPDHIAAVSTQISKFKIKSTRHLLKESFTKSSVLGALWGAGHTTTLVLVGFLVYALAITIQDQIFSGLEFAVGIMLVFLGVTTIINRKIKFRHKHPHQHTDGSLHFDEHKHDDSDHNHTHKSYFIGLIHGLAGSGSLVVLTAVTWDDVGMLLGFIAIFGVGSMIGMVLVGSLMGIPLVFVNKIGILQKTFRYVAGIFSLVIGFNIMYQIMVVGHLFRI, encoded by the coding sequence ATGGGGCTTGGATTGGCAGTTGGAATGCAACATGCATTTGAGCCAGACCATATAGCTGCTGTCAGCACGCAGATATCAAAATTCAAAATAAAGTCTACAAGACATTTACTCAAAGAATCATTCACAAAGTCCTCTGTCCTCGGTGCGCTCTGGGGCGCAGGACACACCACAACTCTGGTGTTAGTTGGATTTTTAGTCTATGCACTTGCAATTACAATACAAGATCAGATATTCTCAGGATTAGAGTTTGCAGTTGGAATTATGCTTGTATTTTTAGGAGTAACTACAATCATCAACAGAAAAATTAAATTCAGACACAAACATCCTCATCAGCACACAGATGGCTCTCTACACTTTGATGAGCACAAACATGATGACTCAGACCATAATCACACTCACAAATCATACTTCATAGGATTGATTCATGGGCTTGCAGGAAGCGGAAGTCTTGTTGTTCTGACGGCCGTGACATGGGATGATGTAGGAATGCTTTTGGGATTCATTGCAATATTTGGTGTAGGTTCTATGATTGGAATGGTACTTGTTGGAAGCCTTATGGGGATTCCTCTTGTTTTTGTAAATAAAATTGGAATTCTTCAAAAAACTTTCAGATATGTGGCTGGAATTTTTAGTCTTGTTATTGGTTTTAACATAATGTATCAGATTATGGTCGTCGGACATTTGTTTAGAATCTAA
- a CDS encoding peptidase: MKGSLLIIPIFTALLLGSLSIPSASAQFQSGGVDKEGSWYAGEGLKQGDFFSYSMCHVDYKECAPFEMDIWIKGDKQVGSETKWLAEVVVYDGSKVIVGELELGKIAPEPTGGSIELGVYRGAFKSSVVWLSAFATSDSSSGGKGPKEFKAASWGKIGNIGGEQVLPKAIETITVPAGTWETVQMYWKTGGTGSKVWIVDGFPFPIKAKTYTHVSEGIPPTEYEFTLLDYKENVQQSPFEGILSTADEFLDAGCEVDFEKSVSVKKPTKNFDYQIHIFYGPEDPVKGCEMQWLIKFISKYDDTEFLNQVQFDFLVVDNDLNPLRSLAQEEGKQFLYSPSGQYILDMIVKEKPGTANYVVWIYGLAPQGIVPSGASDYLQVPVLIYDSKDAGPPQSIPSWIKNNAGWWADGSIDDNSFVQGIQFLIKEGIMKIPPTSQGSGGASNQIPDWIKNNAGWWADGSIDDNSFVQGIQFLIKEGIMKIENP, from the coding sequence TTGAAAGGATCATTGCTAATAATTCCAATTTTTACAGCTTTACTTTTAGGATCATTGTCTATTCCATCTGCATCTGCTCAATTCCAATCGGGAGGTGTGGATAAAGAAGGATCATGGTATGCCGGAGAAGGTCTCAAACAGGGGGATTTCTTTTCCTATTCTATGTGCCATGTGGATTACAAGGAATGCGCCCCTTTTGAAATGGATATTTGGATTAAAGGTGACAAGCAAGTCGGAAGTGAGACCAAGTGGTTGGCAGAAGTTGTCGTGTATGATGGCAGCAAAGTAATTGTTGGTGAATTGGAGCTTGGAAAAATTGCACCTGAACCAACTGGCGGTAGCATCGAACTTGGTGTATATCGTGGAGCTTTCAAATCTTCTGTAGTGTGGCTTTCTGCATTTGCAACTTCAGATTCTAGTTCTGGCGGTAAAGGTCCTAAAGAATTCAAAGCTGCATCATGGGGTAAGATTGGTAACATAGGTGGTGAGCAAGTACTTCCAAAGGCTATTGAAACAATCACAGTTCCTGCAGGTACATGGGAGACTGTTCAAATGTATTGGAAAACTGGTGGTACTGGCAGTAAAGTATGGATTGTAGATGGATTTCCATTTCCAATAAAAGCTAAAACATACACTCATGTTTCAGAAGGAATCCCTCCGACTGAATATGAATTCACGTTATTGGATTATAAAGAAAATGTACAACAAAGTCCATTTGAAGGAATACTTTCCACAGCTGATGAATTCCTAGATGCTGGTTGTGAAGTAGACTTTGAAAAATCAGTTAGTGTAAAGAAACCTACAAAGAATTTTGATTATCAAATTCACATTTTTTATGGTCCTGAAGATCCTGTAAAGGGATGTGAGATGCAATGGCTCATTAAATTCATTAGCAAATATGATGATACAGAATTTTTAAACCAGGTTCAATTTGATTTCTTAGTAGTTGATAATGATCTAAATCCACTACGTTCTTTGGCACAAGAAGAAGGTAAACAATTCTTGTATTCTCCTTCAGGACAATACATCCTTGATATGATTGTTAAAGAAAAACCTGGCACTGCAAATTATGTAGTATGGATTTATGGTTTAGCTCCTCAAGGAATTGTGCCATCTGGGGCTTCTGATTACCTGCAAGTTCCTGTTTTAATTTATGACTCAAAGGATGCAGGTCCACCTCAAAGCATTCCATCTTGGATTAAGAACAACGCAGGATGGTGGGCTGATGGCTCAATTGATGATAATTCATTTGTTCAGGGTATTCAATTCTTAATCAAAGAAGGAATCATGAAGATTCCACCAACCTCTCAGGGTTCAGGCGGTGCCTCAAACCAAATCCCTGATTGGATTAAGAACAACGCAGGATGGTGGGCTGATGGCTCAATTGATGATAATTCATTTGTTCAGGGTATTCAATTCTTAATCAAAGAAGGAATCATGAAGATTGAAAATCCTTAG
- a CDS encoding tetratricopeptide repeat protein: protein MVGLFKHPKRRLKKLLRDGEYAEAIKFGKNLESEYSDDHDFMFIMGSVYFIVEDAKKALPYFEKAYELDNTDVENLTLKTNVHLALEQKDEAIDCCRKILKIQPDNSEAELLLDDLENL, encoded by the coding sequence ATGGTAGGTCTTTTCAAACATCCAAAACGTCGTCTGAAAAAGTTGCTAAGAGACGGAGAATATGCTGAGGCCATAAAATTTGGAAAGAATCTGGAGTCTGAATATTCTGATGATCATGATTTTATGTTCATCATGGGCAGTGTTTATTTTATTGTAGAGGACGCAAAAAAGGCATTGCCGTATTTTGAAAAAGCATACGAACTGGATAACACTGATGTAGAAAATCTTACTCTGAAAACAAATGTTCATTTGGCATTAGAACAAAAAGATGAGGCTATTGATTGTTGTAGAAAAATTTTAAAAATACAACCAGATAATTCCGAAGCTGAACTACTTTTAGATGATTTGGAAAATCTATAA
- a CDS encoding beta-propeller domain-containing protein, with amino-acid sequence MNSKITIPIAIIVSVAITSGIMYSIDFEQDIQVTQTPEPEIIYVDKTLEEYFQGTQDIKKISSQEELKKILEASSVFNGQIFDERMLRSFSVMDGDMAVAESAPQAEPAVKTESGGSEYSTTNVQVANVDEPDYLKNDSKYIYIVSRNTLSIIDAYPAESAKLILKIALDIESQYIQNMFLNGDRLVIFYNGQSDDQIIPQYDFVPQRSYEPVTHALIVDVSDKENPTILKDYSIDGHFRDARMIGDYAYFVTNSHINYQYPRLPVIMEDSVRIMTPEAFYFDNVEQFSNFSTLIAIDIFGDKINSETFLMGYSGTFYVSEDNFYLTYQQNMPFGFYENSSRDRFFDVVVPLLPKDIQDEIKSIKSDSSLNSSSQWMKISELMQKSYNTMNKDGKEKLFEKIKQALIEYDTKKQQDTQKTIIHKVSINEDKIEYVAKGSVPGRLLNQFSMDQSGDRFRVATTTEYHIQHQGTIRSNSVYVLDENLNIVGGLEDIAPDESIFSSRFIGDRLYLVTFQQIDPFFVIDLSTDTPKILGELKIPGFSNYLHPYDEEHIIGIGRDTKELDNNRVQQLGIKIALFNVKDVKNPIVADDIVIGDSSTHSEALFNHKAFFFDKTRGVLSIPVNGDAKSLNESSSKMFAPEYNRWSGFYVFEIDSSNGINTKGTITHSEEDSRYYGMGEARTFYIDDVLYTASEQYLKMNDFDSLEKINSIKLENTGKFIEYMEDEILR; translated from the coding sequence ATGAATTCAAAAATAACAATCCCAATTGCAATAATCGTTTCAGTAGCCATAACATCTGGAATTATGTACTCTATTGACTTTGAACAAGATATTCAAGTAACTCAAACTCCAGAGCCAGAGATAATCTATGTTGATAAAACTTTAGAAGAATACTTTCAAGGAACTCAAGATATCAAAAAAATATCTTCACAAGAAGAATTAAAGAAAATTCTAGAAGCATCATCTGTCTTTAATGGTCAAATTTTTGATGAAAGAATGCTGAGAAGCTTTTCTGTAATGGATGGAGACATGGCAGTAGCAGAATCTGCACCACAGGCAGAGCCAGCAGTTAAAACAGAATCTGGCGGCTCAGAGTACTCTACAACAAATGTCCAAGTTGCAAATGTTGACGAACCAGACTATCTCAAAAATGATTCAAAGTATATCTATATTGTATCAAGAAACACACTTTCAATAATTGATGCGTATCCTGCTGAATCTGCAAAACTAATTCTCAAAATTGCTCTTGATATTGAATCACAATACATACAAAATATGTTCCTTAACGGAGACAGACTAGTAATATTTTACAACGGACAAAGCGATGATCAGATAATTCCACAATATGATTTTGTTCCACAAAGATCATACGAACCTGTAACACACGCATTAATTGTAGATGTATCTGATAAAGAAAATCCAACAATCCTAAAGGATTACTCTATTGATGGGCACTTTAGAGATGCAAGAATGATTGGAGACTATGCATACTTTGTAACAAATAGTCACATCAATTACCAGTATCCAAGACTTCCAGTAATAATGGAAGACTCTGTTAGAATAATGACACCCGAGGCATTTTACTTTGATAATGTAGAGCAATTCTCAAACTTTAGCACACTTATTGCAATTGACATCTTTGGAGATAAAATTAATTCTGAGACATTTCTCATGGGATATTCAGGAACATTTTATGTATCAGAGGATAACTTTTACTTGACTTACCAACAAAACATGCCATTTGGATTTTATGAAAACTCATCACGTGATAGATTCTTTGATGTAGTTGTTCCTCTATTACCAAAAGATATTCAAGATGAAATAAAATCAATCAAAAGCGATTCTTCATTGAATTCATCATCACAATGGATGAAGATTTCAGAACTGATGCAAAAGTCATACAACACAATGAACAAAGACGGCAAAGAAAAACTATTTGAAAAAATAAAGCAGGCTCTAATTGAGTACGACACAAAAAAACAGCAAGACACACAAAAGACAATTATTCACAAAGTATCAATTAATGAGGACAAAATAGAATATGTTGCAAAAGGTTCAGTCCCAGGACGACTACTTAATCAGTTTTCAATGGATCAGAGTGGGGATAGATTCAGAGTTGCAACTACTACAGAATACCATATACAGCATCAAGGCACCATTCGTTCAAATTCAGTATATGTCTTAGATGAGAATCTAAACATAGTTGGAGGTTTGGAAGATATTGCACCTGATGAGAGCATTTTCTCATCAAGATTTATTGGAGACCGACTATACCTGGTTACATTCCAGCAAATCGATCCATTCTTTGTAATTGATTTGTCAACTGACACTCCGAAGATTCTAGGCGAACTCAAGATTCCAGGATTTTCAAATTATTTGCATCCATATGATGAAGAACACATTATTGGAATTGGCAGAGACACAAAAGAACTTGACAATAATAGAGTTCAACAACTAGGCATCAAAATAGCATTATTCAATGTAAAAGACGTAAAGAATCCAATTGTAGCAGATGATATTGTAATTGGAGATAGCTCCACTCATTCAGAAGCACTGTTCAACCACAAGGCATTCTTCTTTGATAAGACAAGAGGAGTCCTATCAATTCCAGTAAACGGAGATGCAAAAAGTCTCAATGAAAGTTCATCCAAGATGTTTGCGCCAGAATACAACAGGTGGAGCGGTTTCTACGTATTTGAAATTGACTCATCTAATGGAATCAACACAAAAGGAACAATCACTCATTCAGAGGAAGATTCAAGATACTATGGAATGGGAGAGGCAAGAACTTTCTATATCGATGATGTGCTGTACACTGCATCTGAGCAATATCTAAAGATGAATGACTTTGATAGTTTGGAGAAAATCAATTCAATAAAACTTGAAAACACTGGAAAGTTTATCGAATACATGGAAGATGAGATTTTACGTTAA
- a CDS encoding winged helix-turn-helix domain-containing protein: protein MSSKIPDDDFTEKIKILATDDKKIKMFGELFTNDSSREILQLLFNEELTATQISQKTEISLQLVKYHLNKLQDLGVVKISKIEKNSKSQDMKIYTATKFSIVIVPPSFSEKTKESKLLVRSFRHIYKVAGLGIATGFSAIFSLTQLEDKVPSSMISSRIASPELSAKTSESVGMDESAESIAAAPMVAESESHIQLESVESQDYVQENSDIVETVIDSDVSNFGTELFIPFVILTAILGGITVYYLIKYFKN from the coding sequence ATGTCCTCTAAAATCCCTGATGATGATTTTACTGAAAAAATCAAAATTCTTGCAACTGATGACAAAAAAATAAAGATGTTCGGTGAACTGTTTACTAACGATTCTAGCCGCGAAATCCTTCAATTACTTTTCAATGAGGAGTTGACTGCAACTCAGATTTCTCAAAAGACTGAGATTTCACTCCAACTAGTAAAGTATCATCTCAACAAACTTCAAGATTTAGGTGTTGTAAAAATTTCAAAGATTGAAAAAAACTCAAAGTCTCAAGACATGAAAATCTACACTGCAACAAAATTCAGTATTGTGATTGTTCCCCCAAGTTTCTCAGAAAAAACCAAAGAAAGCAAGTTACTTGTCCGTTCCTTTAGACATATCTACAAAGTTGCAGGACTGGGAATTGCAACTGGGTTCTCTGCAATTTTTTCATTGACTCAACTGGAAGACAAAGTTCCATCAAGTATGATTTCAAGTAGAATTGCATCACCTGAGCTTTCCGCAAAAACTTCTGAATCTGTTGGAATGGATGAATCTGCAGAATCTATCGCTGCTGCACCAATGGTGGCAGAATCTGAATCACATATACAACTAGAAAGTGTCGAATCTCAGGATTATGTTCAGGAAAATTCGGATATTGTAGAGACTGTGATTGATTCTGATGTTAGCAATTTTGGAACAGAGTTATTTATTCCATTTGTGATTCTTACAGCAATACTGGGCGGCATCACTGTTTACTATTTGATAAAATATTTTAAAAATTAA
- a CDS encoding nitroreductase/quinone reductase family protein — protein MEIKEKLFRPVLITKGRKTGNPHSVMLRAVNHNGKIYFSRHRPDGDWFKNALANSEVKIQYNDMTFSGKAKLVTDEEYSQKISELKYPGEERAKEKRVTIEVTLDN, from the coding sequence GTGGAGATAAAGGAGAAATTATTCAGACCAGTCCTAATTACAAAGGGAAGAAAGACAGGCAACCCACATTCAGTAATGCTCAGAGCAGTAAATCATAATGGCAAAATATATTTTTCAAGACACCGACCGGACGGAGACTGGTTCAAAAACGCACTGGCAAATTCAGAAGTAAAAATACAGTATAACGATATGACTTTTTCTGGGAAAGCAAAGTTAGTGACAGATGAAGAGTATAGCCAAAAGATTTCAGAATTAAAGTATCCCGGAGAAGAAAGAGCAAAAGAAAAAAGAGTTACAATCGAGGTTACTCTGGATAATTAA
- a CDS encoding PRC-barrel domain-containing protein — MIEISDIWYDKQICRYGTMSVKLEGMPTNIATADSFTGKKVIDREGIRYGKVKHIHIHQDTLTVSGVTIHQGFNKDYFLSEDYIDKFSEETLLLSRPPVRTGVPVVDIDSHKIGKVKRLHRNPDTNELESIEVSDGLMHSKILSKSEIWGIGERVILRMSKEEFKKLE; from the coding sequence TTGATAGAAATTTCTGATATTTGGTATGATAAGCAAATCTGCAGATATGGTACCATGTCCGTAAAACTAGAAGGAATGCCTACAAACATTGCAACTGCTGACTCTTTTACTGGAAAAAAAGTCATTGATAGAGAGGGAATACGATATGGAAAAGTCAAACATATTCACATCCATCAAGACACCCTAACTGTATCTGGAGTGACAATTCACCAGGGATTCAACAAGGATTATTTTCTTTCAGAGGATTATATTGACAAATTTTCTGAAGAAACTCTGCTACTTAGCCGACCTCCAGTGAGAACAGGAGTACCTGTAGTTGATATTGATAGCCATAAAATTGGCAAAGTCAAACGATTACATCGAAATCCTGACACAAATGAACTGGAATCAATTGAAGTAAGTGATGGTTTGATGCATTCAAAAATTTTATCCAAATCCGAAATTTGGGGAATTGGTGAACGAGTCATTCTTAGAATGAGCAAAGAAGAATTCAAAAAACTTGAATGA
- a CDS encoding ATP-binding cassette domain-containing protein has product MSAIETKSLTKSFGDVIAVNDISFSVESGEIFGFLGPNGAGKSTTMMILTTLLKPTSGQALISGFDVMTDAKKVRESIGYVQQETTVDEYLTGRENLILQAKLNHIPKNQINKRIDDILELIELSDKQHDSVVTYSGGMRKRLDIAGGLLHRPKVLFLDEPTVGLDIQTRRKIWKYLKKIHDEFEMTIFLTTHYMEEADQLCDRVGIIDGGKIQVIDTPQNMKNAMGNEVISIIIGDDENHDSFLSQLHEIEFVNKINVDGSKLTLFASNGAEVIPKIFQISSALKIKIISIALTQPTLDDVFISYTGHEIRDDDSKFNRKREHAKMKRLRA; this is encoded by the coding sequence TTGTCTGCTATAGAAACAAAATCTCTAACAAAGTCATTTGGAGATGTTATTGCTGTAAATGATATCTCTTTTTCAGTCGAAAGTGGAGAAATATTTGGATTTCTAGGACCTAATGGTGCTGGAAAAAGTACAACCATGATGATTCTTACAACTTTGCTAAAACCAACATCTGGTCAAGCTTTGATATCTGGATTTGATGTGATGACTGATGCAAAAAAAGTTAGAGAAAGCATTGGGTATGTTCAACAAGAGACTACTGTTGATGAATATCTAACTGGCAGAGAGAATTTAATTTTGCAGGCAAAACTAAACCATATCCCAAAAAACCAAATCAATAAAAGAATTGATGATATTTTAGAATTAATTGAATTAAGTGATAAACAACATGACTCTGTTGTCACTTATTCAGGTGGCATGAGAAAGAGGTTAGATATTGCAGGTGGCCTTTTACACAGACCAAAAGTATTGTTTCTTGATGAGCCTACTGTGGGCTTGGATATACAGACTAGGAGGAAAATTTGGAAATATCTGAAAAAAATCCATGATGAGTTTGAGATGACCATCTTTCTAACGACACACTACATGGAAGAGGCAGACCAGCTATGTGATAGAGTTGGAATTATCGATGGTGGAAAAATACAGGTAATTGACACTCCTCAAAATATGAAAAATGCAATGGGCAATGAAGTAATTTCAATAATCATTGGAGATGATGAAAATCATGATTCATTTTTATCACAACTTCATGAGATAGAGTTTGTAAACAAAATTAATGTGGATGGCTCCAAACTAACTCTTTTTGCTTCAAATGGAGCAGAGGTAATCCCAAAAATTTTTCAAATTTCATCAGCCCTTAAAATCAAAATTATTTCAATTGCTTTGACACAACCAACACTTGATGATGTATTCATTTCATACACTGGACATGAAATAAGAGATGATGATTCAAAGTTTAATCGAAAACGAGAGCATGCAAAGATGAAGAGGTTACGTGCATGA
- a CDS encoding ABC transporter permease codes for MNTLMYDTYTIFWRELKRYKKSRSGVLIRLIQPAIWIIVIGNTFSGTQPLIQSVGFEGEYIEFMAPGVVILTAIFTSIFGGVNTLWDRRYGFMNKALTSPISRSAVALGKMSAISLIAALQASLILGIALAIGVNFPNPIMIAPIMAIVILFSLGFSGISVIVAATAKSQETFWGVINFLGMPLFMLSPALFPLELLPDWLAVIAKLNPVTYTVLLVRELMTGVSEGGISIVLSLGVISVFVLVMVGLASYVFTREVNKPF; via the coding sequence ATGAATACTCTGATGTATGATACATATACAATTTTTTGGAGAGAGCTAAAGAGATACAAAAAATCCCGAAGTGGCGTTTTAATTCGTTTAATTCAACCTGCGATTTGGATTATTGTTATAGGAAATACTTTTTCAGGAACTCAACCACTTATTCAATCAGTTGGGTTTGAAGGGGAATACATAGAGTTTATGGCACCTGGTGTCGTAATTCTAACTGCAATTTTTACGAGTATTTTTGGTGGCGTCAATACTTTGTGGGATAGACGTTATGGCTTTATGAATAAGGCATTGACTTCTCCAATTTCTCGTTCTGCTGTGGCACTTGGAAAAATGTCTGCAATCTCTTTAATTGCTGCCCTGCAAGCTAGTTTGATTTTGGGAATTGCTTTAGCAATAGGTGTTAACTTTCCAAATCCAATAATGATTGCGCCAATCATGGCAATTGTAATTTTGTTTTCGTTGGGGTTTTCTGGAATATCTGTAATTGTAGCAGCTACTGCAAAGTCCCAAGAAACTTTTTGGGGTGTCATAAATTTTCTAGGGATGCCTCTGTTCATGTTGAGTCCTGCATTGTTCCCATTGGAACTACTCCCTGATTGGCTTGCAGTAATTGCAAAACTCAACCCTGTGACCTACACGGTATTGCTTGTAAGGGAATTGATGACTGGTGTTTCAGAAGGTGGAATCTCAATTGTATTGAGCCTGGGGGTAATCTCTGTATTTGTTCTAGTTATGGTGGGACTTGCAAGTTATGTCTTTACGCGTGAAGTGAACAAACCGTTTTGA